A stretch of Besnoitia besnoiti strain Bb-Ger1 chromosome Unknown contig00015, whole genome shotgun sequence DNA encodes these proteins:
- a CDS encoding uncharacterized protein (encoded by transcript BESB_028360) — translation MEPSVDVGSSRESSSAQLSSSSPSLVSLTPSGRLSSSSAPRSLAPSASRLAADCSCLPGSGSSGASRAQTLPARRSRKRAHVEACIPVIVLNDEEEEDRRGDRTAEQDCFVLTVSDSGVSSALPASGRARRARGAKEGREGHPSRSALDASCVKPPSPRSPSGSAPTPPSSSSTALTQAATLPAPPAGDRLAAPGAPGPRPGPRGPSESGTKSSEGDRSFCGAQDGGGRSSEARREGPATARRPAGAEAERCPPRHRGNGLDVHARRAQSRSAGEDARGCQASAAATEGGESEGRAEAETPSSALPGTEAQALRSGHAGQLHGSAGPTPTAPSFDPRRPEDEASSAVAQRERDASAPRAPASQQTLRAPVSTTRARQRAEEDVERTRSPAVRVDPGERECEREAEAGREVDLGFHATADSGSVQLQLTAFAFRAETAEASRGSSREKESQGASGGPPRDLGRDAAQARPARGEEARRCVERSEDSECGPEGETGDTPRRREEADRDARGDERAETQGEAGSLRATGGPRRRRRDTEGDKSNDKEKAKRGRRGGAHLTAGRGEAFQERAGSAAKQGEEGAASEGQPERRGTSAQEPVGVAAEAREESVSPSANDSASTEGGEADRKAFLLPAAGTRRAGRGRPRKPRASPSASFASSSPSTAAAAASPPAALSSPSSAHARASKKQKTENTRKAATALTTSRLLLAISQSPQEPNEAAALAQQARERLLAIARTQEKLRHEQRHLLSFLWRLQQREDGCERDECAAESLELGKSQEGAHPSVKGPAPRSGADLPATGANSDAEGGAFAQPEGAVEPLAMQRKERAGAAKVEKLEPGAQPAPEDATRVRATEREDAEGQRGLPETLVSGGSRDAFSAFLSFMTNAILYPDEQELLLLQLSELSRLPFPKPQRFPLRASQSLRSSPSPPSSSSSSRPPSASSSALSSASGAASPSLPAASPASVAPAASPRSPSRDGGEVAQGGAPQPPPAAASPPSLWSLASGRAASRRGLFLPHTCSFSFAPCAAGESPRTSSSASAAESPLVEPWSLGGVVPGVGTNAAAGDEPDESDYDAGTTTEEDEDAVTVEEPDEGKEDGEESPASGRERTPCASPLAARDDAEKVQRRQGRDMNRMEFLLRMHLSGAPPAVEAEDFVVVGGPLQPALGAEPARKGDKEGTSFAATQGQGEDGEGHASAKLHNDGPAAAESVEGREGLSALPVAAASQPEESSAACTSAAPRSRVPPCHLASSSVGCLPASLPPCLWPPSKASLDSLACPFSSLSRRAPELAKGARRGDCIASWLACLPAAVKAFFPSPRVQLQFARHQAPAAMARAFGELRATAQEAWRRRDEEESLSCFFLHLVLEARLRCARADRTCACAAYFEVPTDSQRPAVSADQTAAPDEAEVARPRGEARSPQESSRGEREPRGERGDEPQRTGRAAEQEGEEEDEEGRTQEGVEEEEEAACAVGKGDYSLRAARGQDGGAENGDPGAERDASTARMGSPETTPPPERQPTPGAPAEGSPSHALPPRSCVPLLSAVSLKAPPLVGSRPLPEVGSASAGRGASPGSLSPWSRSRVSTWIASFPSSQPRKASDRVTLARLVRQHTAEAQRPLEGEARASPSAPLAPLSPPSSSAPAISSLLPRASGACPGRASASSAPSAGLSAGGSPSLAEVELECDADRAARSPSRSVSPSSLSSASFMSAKEEEGKQVPDGAGEAREPVAGIGEGSMRQQREGEEEDPLGDEGEEDPLGGEGEEDPLGGEGEEDPLGDEGEEDPLGDEGEEDPLGDEGEENPLGDEGEEDPLGDEGEEDPLGDEGEEDPLGDEGEEDPLGDEGEASCRGNGEARGSQRGERETRVFGREDGAVPQGRCDRYVAEEEDRNDSIDDEEVSFQAEEDDDEVEELACVIVGEKVARQHSVTEPREASGRDAGKPKANSSEDDARASAGAQRDAGRWAPRIADAVRGAAAAAFTILSPRAEAAREIAVRLAIPESQTTPHTRGADAPRVCVEVSDASQSPSQHETHRTLTERETRPADEAASRRAGERESERPENVEECSALTGRDESARGVDDLDGTGGIPTERRGSPLVASSFGARISTSPWLATPPLSPSSSLSPRASPPASPRPALAIPASTPATSALSPGHRASSFSVGSVSASSQPLASLPLLERLKVRLGLKMPQACFPETPAEAARARESRGKDSPSVTGEAQAAEGRVSLASSGATPSRTSSPPSSSSPAGGAVFPPSRPPSVSASLESSTPAATFSRASTSVPSGAAASAGSHFSSVLSEIDWRNADAELVAQFARHFGLKCRLPDGLLRRRLHQISIYLVAEVLYPLSALPPHDFLGAEMRRREAEAAQRPQRRASDVGAAAPACDELPSSLASQAPPSPRRGDSDESARRVTESGDIGAAEASLETAGRAAHAAESEHVGLACEASGGSGRMEAKGCAPRQQHATAETARVEGRASSHAVGSYRRRTPACEEEAENSDASSESPSEGTRAGAGGVQTEGLQKKMSQQQGCGRGAAPPRSQANAEDETARREKRRKERKKARAAAESTEGDGRRKGEGKRRNEEQVDVSAEAIQAAIMEHDGLYEKLLTHQHVELKEVYLHLRSRGLKVSMAATKAYLQAAGVYFATPWRNQQGE, via the exons ATGGAGCCCAGCGTTGATGTGGGGTCTTCGCGTGAGTCCTCTTCAGCACAGCTCTCGTCGAGTTCTCCCTCGTTGGTCTCCCTCACTCCGTCTGGTCGCCTCTCATCGTCGTCTGCCCCCCGGTCTCTGGCGCCGTCTGCTTCTCGTCTCGCTGCGGACTGTTCCTGTCTCCCTGGCAGCGGGAGCTCAGGCGCCTCCCGGGCCCAAactctgccggcgcgcaggtCGCGAAAGAGAGCCCACGTGGAAGCCTGCATCCCCGTTATTGTTCTCAAtgatgaagaggaagaagaccgGCGCGGCGATCGAACCGCAGAGCAGGACTGCTTTGTCCTAACCGTCTCGGAtagcggcgtctcctcggcgcttCCCGCCAGCGGCAGGGCCCGTCGAGCCCGCGGGGCGAAGGAGGGCAGGGAGGGTCACCCCAGCCGCTCAGCACTCGACGCTTCCTGCGTGAAGCCGCCCTCCCCTCGTTCTCCATCGGGCTCTGCGCCGACTCCCCCCAGTTCCAGTTCGACGGCGCTTACTCAAGCGGCCACGCtccccgcgcctccagcaggcgatcgcctcgcggccccTGGGGCACCTGGGCCCCGCCCCGGACCCCGAGGCCCGAGCGAGTCAGGAACCAAGTCGTCCGAAGGCGACAGGAGCTTCTGCGGGGCCCaggacggaggcggccgAAGCTCCGAAGCGCGCCGGGAAGgccccgcgacggcgcggcgaccggcgggcgcggaggcagaacgCTGCCCCCCTCGCCACAGAGGGAACGGCCTGGACGTccacgcccgccgcgcgcagtccCGTAGtgcaggcgaagacgcgcgaggctgtcaagcctctgcggcggccacggagggcggcgaatcagaaggccgcgccgaggcTGAGACCCCCTCGAGCGCGCTTCCAggcacggaggcgcaggccctgCGGAGTGGGCACGCAGGTCAGTTGCATGGCAGTGCAGGCCCAACACCGACCGCGCCGTCATTCGACCCGAGGCGCCCtgaggacgaggcgagctccgcggTGGCGCAACGTGAGAGAGACGCATCTGCGCCAcgtgcgcctgcctctcaaCAGACGCTGAGGGCGCCGGTCTCtacgacgcgcgcgagacagcgcgcagaagaggatGTAGAACGCACGCGGAGTCCAGCGGTGCGTGTGGATCCTGGCGAGCGAGAGTGCGAACGGGAGGCTGAAGCAGGACGCGAAGTCGATCTCGGTTTCCACGCAACGGCAGACTCAGGAAGCGTTCAACTGCAGCTCACGGCGTTTGCATttcgcgcggagaccgccgAGGCTTCCCGGGGTtcctcgcgcgagaaggagagccAAGGTGCCTCCGGGGGCCCGCCGAGAGACCTCGggcgcgacgctgcgcaggcgcgaccagcgcgaggagaagaggcgaggcgatGCGTCGAGAGGAGCGAAGATAGCGAATGCGGGCCTGAGGGTGAGACGGGCGATactccgcggaggcgggaggaAGCTgaccgcgacgcgcgcggcgacgagagagcTGAGACGCAAGGAGAGGCGGGGAGTCTGCGGGCGACTGGCGGGccccggcgacggcgcagagacacggaAGGAGACAAGAGCAACGAcaaagagaaggcgaagcgcggccgcagagggggGGCGCACCTAACCgcggggagaggagaagctTTCCAGGAGCGAGCAGGGAGCGCAGCCAAacagggggaggagggggctGCCTCAGAAGGCCAGccagagcgccgcggaacTTCGGCACAAGAGccggtcggcgtcgccgccgaggcgcgcgaagagtcGGTGTCGCCAAGCGCGAACGACTCCGCCTCcacagaaggcggcgaagcagaccgcaaggccttcctcctccccgcAGCGGGCACccgacgcgcaggccgcggccgccccagGAAGCCTCGGGCGTCCCCAAGCGCGTCGTTCGCAAGCTCATCGCCGTCcactgcagctgctgccgcctcgccaccggccgcgctctcgtctccttcctcggcacacgcccgcgcgtcaaaaaaacagaagacagaaaacacTCGGAAGGCCGCAACGGCGCTAACGACTtcgcggctcctcctcgcgatTTCACAGTCTCCGCAG GAGCCCAAtgaggccgcggctctcgcccaGCAGGCCCGCGAGAGGCTGCTGGCAATCGCGCGGACGCAGGAGAAGCTGCGGCACGAGCAGCGGCATCTGCTTTCTTTCCtctggcgcctgcagcagcgagaggatGGGTGCGAGCGCGATGAATGCGCAGCCGAAAGCCTCGAGCTCGGCAAATCCCAAGAAGGTGCGCACCCGTCAGTCAAGGGCCCAGCGccgagaagcggcgcagatCTCCCTGCGACCGGGGCGAACAGCGatgcggagggaggcgcttTCGCGCAGCCAGAAGGTGCGGTAGAACCGCTCGCGatgcagagaaaagagagagcgggcgcggcaAAAGTCGAGAAGCTCGAGCCTGGCGCCCAGCCGGCCCCAGAAGACGCCACGCGGGTCAGAGCCACCGAACGAGAAGACGCTGAGGGTCAACGAGGCCTTCCGGAGACATTAGTGTCGGGAGGCAGCCGAGATgccttttctgcgtttctctcGTTCATGACGAATGCCATTCTGTACCCCGATGAACAAGAGCTtctcctgctgcagctgtctGAACTGTCGCGCCTTCCGTTCCCGAAGCCTCAGCggtttcctcttcgcgcgtcgcAGTCCCTTcggtcttctccttctcccccttcctcctcctcttcttccaggcctccctctgcgtcaTCATCTGCtttgtcttctgcttcgggtgcggcctcgccgtctctgcctgcagcctcgccggcgtcagtcgcgccggcggcgtctccgcggagtCCCTCCAGGGACGGGGGGGAGGTCGCACAGGGCGgggctccgcagccgcctcctgcagcggcgtcgccgccgtcgctgtggAGCTTGGCGAGCGGCCGAGCCGCTtcgaggcgcggcctcttTCTGCCGCACACGTGTTCGTTCTCTTTTGCTCCTTGCGCCGCTGGGGAGTCGCCGCGcacttcttcttctgcttcagcGGCTGAGAGCCCGCTGGTTGAACCCTGGAGCCTCGGGGGGGTGGTGCCCGGGGTCGGCacgaacgcggcggcgggggacgAGCCGGATGAGAGCGACTACGACGCGGGCACCACCACagaggaagatgaagacgcTGTCACCGTGGAGGAACCCGACGAGGGCAAGGAGGACGGGGAGGAGTCTCCTGCGTCTGGCAGGGAGCGCACGCCTTGTGCGTCGCCCTTGGCGgctcgcgacgacgcggagaaggtccagcggcggcagggtCGAGACATGAACCGAATGGAGTTTCTTCTGCGGATGCATTTGAGTggggcgccgccagcagttGAAGCGGAGGATTTTGTTGTTGTTGGCGGACCGCTGCAGcccgcgctcggcgcagaGCCTGCCAGAAAGGGAGATAAAGAAGGAACTTCTTTCGCGGCGACACAGGGTCAAGGTGAGGACGGAGAAGGGCACGCGAGTGCGAAGCTGCACAACGAcgggcctgcagcggccgagAGCGTGGAGGGACGCGAGGGACTTTCAGCCCTGCCGGTTGCGGCGGCTAGCCAGCCCGAGGAgtcgtccgccgcgtgcacgtctgctgcgcctcgctctcgcgtcccTCCGTGCCATttggcttcttcttctgtcggGTGTCTGCCGGCGTCTCTTCCGCCTTGTCTCTGGCCCCCCTCGAAGGCGTCTCTCGACTCGCTTGCCTgccctttttcttcgctctcgcggcgcgccccggAGCTCGCGAAGGGCGCCCGCAGGGGGGACTGCATCGCGTCGTGGCTGGCTTGCCTGCCGGCCGCCGTGAAGGCCTTCTTTCCCTCGccgcgtgtgcagctgcAGTTCGCGCGGCaccaggcgcccgcggcgatggcgcgcgccttcggggagctgcgggcgacggcgcaggaggcctggcgacggcgcgacgaagaggaaagtcTGAGTTGCTTCTTCTTGCACCTGGTCCTCGAGGCCCggctccgctgcgcccgcgccgaccgcacgtgcgcatgcgccgcctaCTTCGAAGTCCCCACTGACTCCCAGCGTCCCGCAGTCAGCGCAGACCAGACGGCTGCGccagacgaggcggaggtcgcgcgaccgcgaggcgaggcgcgttCGCCGCAAGAGAGTTcgcggggggagagagagccgcggggggagagaggTGACGAGCCTCAGCGCACAGGCCGAGCCGCAGagcaggaaggagaagaggaggacgaagaaggtCGGACTCAGGAGGGTgttgaggaggaggaggaagcagcgtgCGCCGTCGGGAAGGGCGACtactcgctgcgcgcggctcgcggccaGGACGGTGGCGCAGAAAATGGAGACCCAGGGGCGGAGCGAGACGCCAGCACAGCGAGGATGGGTTCACCGGAAAccacgcctccgcctgaGCGCCAACCGACGCCAGGAGCTCCGGCAGAAGGCTCCCCAAGCCatgcgcttcctcctcgttcgTGTGTGCCCCTTCTGTCGGCCGTGTCTCTCAAAGCGCCTCCTTTGGTCGGGTCTCGTCCCCTCCCTGAGGtcggctccgcctccgctggccgcggcgcctctccggggtcgctctcgccttgGTCGCGTTCTCGCGTGTCAACGTGGATCGCCtcttttccttcctcgcagccgcggaaggcgtcCGACCGCGtcacgctcgcgcgcctcgtccggCAGCATAcagccgaggcgcagcgtccTCTCGAGGGTGAAGCCAGGGCGTCTCCGTccgcgcccctcgcgccgttgtctccgccgtcttcttcggcgcctgctatctcctccctcctgccgcgggcgtccGGCGCGTGCCCCGgccgcgcttccgcgtcctcggctCCATCCGCTGGGCTCTCTGCTGGGGGGTCGCCGAGCCTCGCGGAGGTTGAGCTTGAGTGCGACGCCgatcgcgcggctcgctcgccttcacggagcgtctcgccgtcttctctctcttctgcgtcgttcATGTctgcgaaggaagaagaaggcaagCAAGTTCCCGACGGAGCGGGGGAGGCACGCGAGCCAGTGGCGGGAATCGGCGAAGGAAGcatgcggcagcagcgcgaaggcgaggaagaagacccgcttggcgacgagggagaagaagacccgcttggcggcgagggagaagaagacccgcttggcggcgagggagaagaagacccgcttggcgacgagggagaagaagacccGCTTGgtgacgagggagaagaagacccgcttggcgacgagggagaagaaaacccgcttggcgacgagggagaagaagacccGCTTGgtgacgagggagaagaagacccGCTTGgtgacgagggagaagaagacccgcttggcgacgagggagaagaagacccgcttggcgacgagggagaggcctCTTGCAGAGGCAACGGCGAAGCGAGGGGctcgcagcgaggcgagcgtgAAACCAGGGTATTTGGCCGCGAGGATGGAGCCGTCCCTCAGGGTAGATGCGACAGATATGtggctgaagaagaggacagAAACGACTCCATCGATGACGAGGAGGTTTCCTTtcaagcggaagaagacgacgacgaagtcGAGGAACTCGCGTGCGTCATTGTCGGTGAGAAGGTCGCCCGACAGCACTCCGTCACAGAACCGCGCGAGGCTTCggggcgagacgcaggaaaGCCAAAGGCGAACtcgagcgaggacgacgcgcgagcgtcTGCAGGAGCTCAGCGAGACGCCGGGCGCTGGGCGCCTCGGATCGCCGACGCcgtgcgaggcgccgcggccgcggccttcacGATCCTGTCGCCCAGAGCTGAAGCGGCACGCGAGATCGCGGTGCGCCTCGCGATCCCTGAAAGCCAGACGACGCCGCACACGcggggcgcggacgcgccccgcgtgtgcgtggaggtcagcgacgcctcgcagTCGCCCTCGCAGCATGAGACGCACAGGACGCTCAccgagcgcgagacgcgaccTGCTGATGAGGCGGCGTCTCGGAgggcaggagagagagagagcgaaaggCCTGAGAACGTCGAGGAATGCAGCGCGCTGACTGGGCGAGATGAGAGTGCGCGCGGTGTGGATGACCTAGACGGAACAGGCGGAATCCCTACAGAGAGAAGGGGTTCACCGCTGGTGGCGTCCTCCTTCGGGGCTCGCATCTCCACGTCGCCCTGGCTCGCCAcgcctccgctgtcgccctcgtcttcgttgTCTCCTCGAGCCTCTCCtcccgcttcgcctcgccccgcTCTCGCCATCCCCGCATCCACTCCCGCCACGTCTGCGTTGTCGCCGGGGCATCGTGCTTCCTCGTTCAGCGTCGGCTCGGTCTCTGCTTCCAGTCAGcccctcgcgtcgctgcctctgctcGAACGACTCAAAGTGCGTCTGGGTCTGAAGATGCCTCAAGCCTGTTTTCCCGAAACCCctgcggaagccgcgcgtgCCCGCGAGAGTCGTGGCAAAGACTCTCCGTCCGTCACAGGCGAAGCGCAGGCAGCTGAGGGCAGGGTGTCACTGGCTTCTTCGGGCGCCACGCCCTCGCGgacgtcttcgcctccctcgtcttcctcgccggcgggtGGCGCCGTTTTTCCTCCTTCCCGACCGCCttccgtctctgcgtctctggagTCCTcaacgccggcggcgacctTCTCGCGTGCGTCTACGTCGGTTCCTTCgggtgcggcggcctctgcgggtTCGCATTTCTCCTCGGTGTTGAGCGAAATCGACTGGCGCAACGCTGACGCGGAGCTGGTGGCGCAGTTTGCGCGGCACTTTGGGCTGAAGTGCCGCTTACCCGacggcctcctgcgccgccgcctgcatcAGATCTCGATTTACCTCGTCGCCGAAGTCCTTTatccgctctccgcgctcccGCCGCACGACTTCCTCGGCGCGGAAatgcgacgacgcgaggcggaggccgcccagcggccgcagcgccgcgcctcagacgtcggcgccgccgccccggcgTGTGACGAGCTGCCCTCGTCGCTGGcatcgcaggcgcctccgtcgccccgcagaggcgactcGGACGaaagcgcgcgccgcgtgacTGAGAGCGGAGATatcggcgcagcggaggcttCTCTAGAGACGGCAGGCAgggctgcgcatgcggcagaAAGCGAGCACGTGGGGCTTGCGTGCGAGGCGTCGGGAGGCTCGGGGAGAATGGAGGCGAAGGGctgtgcgccgcggcagcagcatgcgacagcagagactgcgcgtgttgaaggccgcgcgagctcaCACGCAGTAGGGAGCTATAGGAGACGCACGCCAGCttgcgaagaggaggcagagaactCAGACGCGTCTTCGGAGTCGCCGAGCGAAGGCACGAGAGCTGGAGCAGGAGGTGTGCAGACAGAGGGACTGCAAAAGAAGATGAGTCAGCAGCAAGGTTGCGGGCGAGGGGCGGCACCGCCGCGAAGCCAGGCCAACGCAGAAGATGAGActgcgagaagagagaagaggcggaaggagcggaaaaaggcgcgggcagcagctGAATCGACTGAGGGCGACGGGAGAAGAAAGGGCGAAGGCAAAAGGAGGAACGAGGAACAAGTCGATGTCTCCGCCGAGGCCATCCAAGCGGCCATCATGGAGCACGACGGGCTCTACGAAAAGCTCCTCACGCACCAACACGTGGAACTGAAAGAAGTTTATCTCCATCTCAGAT CGCGCGGACTCAAGGTCAGCATGGCGGCGACAAAGGCGTacctgcaggccgcgggggTCTACTTCGCGACGCCGTGGAGAAACCAGCAGGGAGAGTGA